The genomic interval GGTACACCACCACCTCCATCAACCGCTGGCTCGGCATGCACCAGACCCTGCTCTCCGCCGCCCTGGTGGGAGCAGTGGCGCTGATGGTAGCCTTTGGCAACAGCCCGCTGCTGGGGGCCGTGGCCATCACCTACGCCTTCACCGCCTCGGCCATGCTCAACTCCCTGATCCGTACCTTCGCCGAAGTGGAGCAGGTGATGAATGCGGTGGAGCGGGTGCGGGAATACAGCGAGATAGAGAGTGAGCGCCAGGAGGGAGAGGCCCTCGCCACCCCCCATCCGGCGGTGCGCTTCGACAACCTGGGGCTGCGCTACCCGGGCGCCAGCCAGTGGGCCCTGCACAGGGTCAACTTCGAGCTGGCCCCCGGCGAGAAGGTGGGCGTCTGTGGCCGCACCGGCGCGGGCAAGAGCTCGCTGCTGGGGGTGCTGCAGGCCATGTATCCGGCCTCCCAGGGGGAGATCCATTACGGCGATCAGCCGCTCTCTGCCCTGGCGCCGGAGGCGGTGCGCGATCTCTATGACACCGTCTCCCAGATCCCCCTCACCTTCTTCGGCACCCTGCGTGCCAATCTCGCCCCCCTGAGCGAGCAGAGCGACGAGGCGCTGGAGCAAGCGCTGAGCCGGGTGGGTCTGGCCGAGCGCTGCGCCGGCCGGCTGGACGAGGAGCTCGACAGGCTGCAGCTCTCCGCCGGCGAGACCCAGCTGCTGGTCATCGCCCGCATCCTGCTGTCGCGCCGCCCCCTCATAGTGCTGGACGAAGCCACCTCGGATCTCAGCCACGGCGGCATGCGCAAGATGGCGGAGCTGCTCTACCGCTACCGGCCCGAGGCCAGCTATCTGGTGATCGCCCACCATCTGGAGCCGCTGCTGTCGGTGGACAAAGTCGTGGTGATGGAGGCAGGCACAGTGGTGGAGCAGGGCTCCCCGGTCAGCCTGCTGGCCAACCCGGGCTCCCGCTTCCACCAGCTGTTCGCCGGTCAGGTAAACCGCCAGGTAGGGGAGCTGACGGGCTGAAATCGGCGTTGCCTCGCCGACGTCAGAAGGGCTGCCCGCGGGCAGCCCTTTCTTTATCGGAAGCATCGCAAAAAGCAATTCTCATGTGGATACCAACCGAGTAGCAAAGCTGCTATAAAAAGAGCCCGAACAAGTCAGGATCACAAGGATGTGTCATGTCTCCAAGGATGGAGGTGGTTGCGCGCCAACCACAGCTGGAGGTCGCTCTGATCAGCAGCCAGGGAGGGGGTTATCCTCGCCATACTCACGAGGAATATGTGCTCTCGGCAAACTTGAGCGGTCAGGAACGTATCTGGTTTGACGGCAAGGAGCAGGAGGTGGTGCCGGGCCAGGTGACGCTCTACAACCCGCTGACCATGCAGGCCTCCACCTTTGGGGAAGATACCCACTTCATCAGCCTGCATCTGTCACAGGAGCGGGTGAAGAGCCTGCTGGACGAGGCGGGACTCCTGTCCGGCCAGTCGCCCCCCGCATTCATGGAGGGAGTACACCAGATCCCGACGTTGTTCGACGCCATTCTGGATCTGCATCGACACCCCTCGGCCAATCAGCGGGAAGAAGCCCTGGTGCGCCTGCTCGCCGCCCTGCAACGCACTAGCGACCCCACGCCGCGATTGCTGCAGGGGCGGCTGCCCCAACTGCTTGATTACATGCGCGACCACCTCAGCCAGGAGATCAGCCTGGATGATCTTTGCCAGGTGGCCTGCTGCTCCAAATTCCATCTGGTTCGCAGCTTTCAGCAGGCGCTGCATGTTCCGCCCATCCACTATTTCAACCAGCTGAGACTGATGGAGGCCCGTCGCCGCCTGCTGCAAGGAGAGAAGCCCTCCCAGATAGCGCTGGCGCTGGGCTTCTATGACCAGAGCCACATGAGCAACGCCTTTCGCCGCGTCATGGGGATCAGTCCGAGCCGCTACGGAGCCCCCGGCACAAACTCGACATAACCCTGATAGATCACATAACAGGCGAAATAGGCGAAGATCAGTGCCGACGCCAGGTAGGAGAAGCGCACCATCTTCTCCCCCAGCAACCGCCCGCCCTGATAGGCAAGGGTGCAGAGCACCAGGGCCCAGAAGATCCCCGCACTGAAGAAGCCGGAGAGGAAGAGCCCGGCATTCAGGGGATCCGCCCCCTGCCTCGCTATGATGGCGCCCCCCACGGCCGCGAACCAGAGGATGGCGGTCGGTGAGGAGAGCGCCAGCACCATGCCGCGGCCGAACAGGCGCCAGCGTCCCCCGGATTGCGCAACGCCATTCAACTCGCCATCCTGTGCCTGCAGCGCAGCGTAGCCCATCTTGATGGTCAACCAGATCAGGGTGACCGAACCAAAGATCCAGAGGCTCCAGCGCACCATTTCAAACTGCAACAGCACGGCCATGCCCGCCATGGCGAGCATGGCATAGATCAGGTCCCCCACGCAGGTTCCCACCCCGAGCCAGAAGCCATGGGAAAAGCCGCGGGACATGGCCAGGGTGATCATCGCCATGTTGGCCAGGCCTATGTCCAGACACAGAGAAAGACTCAACAGAAATCCATTGTAAAACGCCATGTCACACTTTCTCCCAGATGGTTTGATGGTAACGGTCACCCTCTCCCGGCCAGGGCCATGCAGCCCAAGACGCGGCCAACATCGAGCTCTTTTGACCCTCACCAGCCAGGCTCTCCGACAAGGCACCGAACAGCTGTCCAAGCTCGGGATCCTCTGCCCGCTGGGCCATCTCCGCGAGCAATATCATCAGGGACTCGCACAGACGGCTTTGCTGGGGACGCGTTCCCTCAAGGTCTCCCTCCAGATCACGCAGACTGGCAACCAGACTCAGCACGCGGCAGATATCCTCCCGCAGCCTGGGTGGGAGCGCAGGGGGCGGCATCAGCGTCAGCATATGGACAGAGTGCGTCGCCCTGGGGGGCCAAAATTCCATCTTCATCATTTACCTCCATGTAACATGAGGTCATATGACACCATTCATGATGAATTTGTATTGGAAAATATTGCCTTTTTACCCAAGGCAGACGATGGGGGCGCCAGCACCACCATGGGATTCAAGTCATAGAATGGAGGATGAAGAAGGCAGGTACAGCCTCGTTGTCTAAGAGCTGCCACCCTGACTGGACATGTCGACCAAGGATGGGACCACCTCTTGTAACTATGAATAAATGCCTGCCAGAAAATGGCAAGGGCGCCTCCTTCGAGACGCCCCTGTGAATACACCCGGTAGCCAGTCAGGATCAGCGCTCCATGATCTGGGTGATATCGTCCTTCTTGATATGCACTTCCCTCCCCTCTGCATCGTAGTAGCGGTACATTCCCGTGTCTTCATCCAGCGTGGGCTTGCTGTCGGTGGTAATCATCTTCCCGTCCCGGGTGCTCATGATGTATTGAGAGCTGCACGCCACCAGCCCCAGCATGCATACCAGGACCATCATCAGTCGTTTCATCGCCCGCCTCTTCTCCCTCTGGCATCCTCAGGACGAGGATGTTTCTTGAAGCCTAGCTCAGGCGGATTCAGGGCCACGCCGCGATGAAAGGAAGATGGAGAATAAAATCAGAAGTCAATACCCAAGTAAGTACTTCCATTCAGATTCAACAAAAAAAGATCAAACAAAAAAACAAACACATTGCAACCACAAAAGAAACATATCGATTACATTGAGCATCATTTCTCACTCAAAATATCAGAGATTGAGAATCATCCTACGTTCAGACTGAGAATTGTCTGATATATGTTGCAAAAAAATACACTTTTGATAGATTCCGACACTGAATTCAAATGGCAACCTAATTACTAAAACCATCAATAATTCATCTTTTTCGCCCCGTCAGACGCGACACGTTCTGTCTGGCGAGCAAGCTTAGTAACAAAAAAATTACATTTCATGCCGATATGTCATTCGGATGCGGTAGCTATGTCTGTTTTACCTCAAGTCCACATGGACACCATGATGAGCCCCTCATTGAGTAACTTCGCAATACTGTGGCAGAGCAGCAATTTGATGCTGTTTGTGTGATGCCCTTATGTCGCCAATATATGATGGTCACGACCCGAACTGTCCGTCCGTACTGATTGCACAGTACACGAGTCAGTGAGCAGTTAAATTAACTGCCAGCGATAAAACATAAGAGATCACACAGAGATATTGCAATGAAAGAGCCCAATCCTTTTACAGGGAATATCACATAAAAAGATCATCCACTTAATTCATGAGTAAACATGATTTAATTTATGTCGATCACTTGTAGTAGTCAAAACAAACACATTGCAAGGCTTTACGTAAAATGAAAGTTATAACAGCGCCATGGATCTTAGCTGCGATTAGTTTGAATATATTCGCTGCACCGCAGATAAGCCCGCAGATGATGGAGCAATTCAAGCGTCTGCCACCGGCAGAACAGCAGGCTCTGGCAAAGCAGTATGGTATATCCACTGAACAGCTAAATAGTGCCAGTGCCATTACCCCTGTCACACCATCGGTTCCTGTTGCCGCCCCACGTGAACTGGATTATAGCCAGGTATCCCAGCGTCCCCTCGTTGCCGGAGTGGCACAACCAGGGGATTTGCAACCATTTGGATATAATGTATTTGCCGGTGAGCCCATCCTGGATGCCCCTATTACCGACATGCCAGTTGCGGATGACTATGTTATTGGCCCTGGAGATGAAATTCATGTTCAACTCTACGGTAAAGAAAACGCGGTTTACGATTTGAGTGTCGGCCGGGAAGGTTTTATTGATTTTCCCAGTCTCGGTCCTATCTCCGCCAGTGGCTTAACCTTCCAGCAATTCAGAAGTGACCTTGAATCCAGGATCAAGGAACAGATGATAGGTGTGAATTCCTTCATCAGCTTTGGTTCAATGCGTTCCATGCAGGTGTTTGTCATGGGAGACGCCTACCGCCCAGGTGCTTACAATGTCAGTGGCATGGCGACCGTGACTCAGGTATTGCAGGCCGCTGGTGGCATAGACACTGTCGGCTCCTTGCGAAAAATCCAGGTGAAACGCGCAGGGCAAAATGTCATCGATGTGGATCTCTACAAGATGCTTGTCTGGGGTGATACCAGCCAAGACATCCGTTTACAGGCCGGAGATACAGTGTTTGTTCCTGCCAAGGGCAGTGAGGTCGCCATCAACGGGCTGGTCAAGCGCCCCGCCATTTATGAGCTGAGAAATTCGGCACCGCTGGCGGATGTACTCGCACTGGCTGGCGGCGTCAAAGCCGCCGCGTTGCAAGAAGTCTCCGTAGAGCGCCACTCCGATCGCGGTCTCAGGGTATTCAACCTGACACTGGCCAATGCCCATGATCGCCTTTTCAGCATTCGGGACGGGGACAAGATATCGGTCAAACCGAGCAGCACCGAATATAGCCAGGCCATTGTGGTCAAAGGTGCAGTAGTTCGTGATGGTGTCTACAGCTTCTCTCCCGGTACTCGGGTCAGCACTATTTTGCAGAGTGTTGAGCGAGACCTCATTTCGGCTACCGATTTGAGTTACGCTCTGGTGGTCAGAGAGATTGACTCCCAGCGTAATATCAGCGTGATTCAATTCAATTTGGGCAATGCCCTGCAACACCCAGGTGGCAAGGATGATGTCCTGCTTCAGGCCCGGGATCAGGTGCTGGTGTTCCGCAACGATACTACTGACCGCCTCAGAGAGACAGCCACAACCTCAACCAAGGTGAAGGATCTCAAGGCGAAGTCTCGAGAACTGGACAACGCTGCCATGATGCGGACAGATGCATCCACCGGAGCCAATGTCACAAACGATGACTTGAATACCGATAGTCAGATCAAGCTCTCCTCACTTTCCGATAAAACGGCAACAGATGCCGTTGTGGCTGACTCCAGACAAGCCTTGTTGGCGCCAGTCATCGAGCGCCTGAAAGCGCAGTCGACTCAGGGTCAGCCGGTCAAGATCATGGAAGTCAGGGGGGAAGTGAAATACCCGGGCCTCTACCCATTGAGCGAGCGCAGTCGCATGTCCGATGCCATTCTCGCCGCCGGTGGATTCAATGAGCAGGCCAACATCGTTGAGCTGTCCCGCGTCAATGAGCGTGGCGACAGCATCCTGGTCCAGAATGAGCGGTTCTCCCTGGACACAGCCAATAGCCCTTACAGTTCGCCAATATTGCAATCCAAAGACAATATCAATGTCCTGCCCCATCCCCAGTGGCGGGAAGAGGCGACCGTCCAGGTCTTCGGTGAAGTGAAATTCCCTGGTACATATACCGTCCGACGTGGAGAAAGCCTGCACGATCTGATCGAGCGAGTGGGTGGCATTACTGCCTACGCCAATCCCAACGGTGCAATATTTGCACGTAAAGCCCTGCGTCAGCAGGAAGAGCAACGGTTGGTGATGCTGCGGGATGAACTTCGCCAAGAGATATCGACCATGACCTTGCGCAGACAGAGCACCATTGCCAACTACAGCAGCTCTCCTGCCGAGGCCATGACGGTTGTGAATCAACTGGAAAACAGCAAGGCCATTGGGCGGATGACCATAGATATGCCAGCCTTGCTCTCCGGAGAAAAGCAATCAGATATATTGCTGGAGGATGGCGATAAATTATATATCCCGACCATGCAGAATGTGGTCTCCATCGCAGGCATGGTGCAGTTCCCCTCTTCCCATATCTACAAAGAGGACACCAGCGTCAACGAATACATCAGCCTGGCCGGTGGAACCAAAAAACAGGCCGATACCGATCGCGTCTATGTCATCAAGGCCAACGGCAGTGTGATGTTGCCCAATGACAGCTGGTTTGGTGGGCGCAAGAGTCTCGAGCCGGGTGACACCATCATAGTGCCGGTGGACTCCGATTATCTGGATAACCTGAGCATCATGTCTTCCGCTACACAGATCATGTATCAGTTGGGCGTGGCCTGGTCCGCAATAAAATAATGCCATTGAACGCATCCTTTTATATTCCATAGGACTCACGACATCATAATGGAAGCACAAAAAGCGAATGTCATACCCTTACCGAGAGATATGTCTCCGGTGAGTGATGAAATAGACCTGCGGGAACTGGTGATTGCATTGTGGCATGGCAAGTGGTGGATCTTTTCCACCACCATCATTGCCACCGGCCTCGCCGTCGCCTTCGCACTCTGGAGCCCCAATATCTATCGTGCCGAGGCCTTGCTGACCCCCTCCCTTGAGCAGCAAGGTGGTGGGCTCTCCGCGCTGGCCTCCCGCTTCGGCGGGCTGGCAAGCCTGGCCGGTGTCGATCTTGGTAACAAAGGTGGAGATAAGGCCTCGATAGCCATCGAAGTGGGCAAATCAAGGCTGTTTCTTGGGGATTTCATCCGCCACCACCAGCTGGCAGTCCCTCTGATCGCCGCCACTGGCATGGATAAAACCACCGGCGAGTTGATCATCGACCCTCAGATCTACGATGCCCTGACCCAGAAGTGGGTCCGCGAAGTACCTGCTGGCAAGTCACCCGAGCCCACTGACTGGGAACTGATCAAGGCTTTCAGAGGGCTGGTCTCCCTCAATAGCGATCCCAAGACAGGGTTGTTGACAGTCAGCGTCGACTTTTATTCACCGCTGTTGGCCAAACAGTGGGTCGACTGGTTGATCAATGATCTCAACCACACCATGAAACAACGGGATCAGGAGGAGGCAAAGCGCAATATTTCCTATCTGACCGAGCAATTATCAAAAACCTCCGTCGCCGATATGCAGAAGGTCTTTTATCAACTGATCGAAGAGCAGACCAAGACCTTGATGCTCGCCGAGGTTAATCAGGAATACGTATTTAAGGTACTTGATCCTGCCGTCATAGCCGAAGAGAAAATAAAACCAAAACGGGCACTGATTGTTGTATTGGGTGCACTATTGGGCGGCATGCTGGGAGTGATGATAGTTTTGGTTCGGTTTGCATTCCGTCATGATAAAAAATAATGGATGCAAATTAGCCAAAAACGATGGCTTGCCATCATAATAGAGTAGAACGAACGTCGACTATTCTGATTTTATAAGGGAAATATATGAAGAAGAGTGTTTTGATTATGACTGCCCTGCTGGCCCTGTCCGGCCAGACCATGGCTGCTGAAACTGCTGCCGGTGCTGCCGGTGCTGCCGGTGCTGGCGCCGCTGCTGGTACCACTGCCCTTGTCGCTGTGGGTGTCGCTGCCGCGGTTGCCGTCGGCGTAGCCGTCGCCGTTGCCAGCAACGACGATGACAACAGCTCCACCTCGACTGTGACCAGCACAGCTCGTTGATATTAAGATTTAAAGACTGCCCGAGGGCAGTCTTTATTTTTATACCGATTCATTCAGTGATGCTCGCATGCTAACAAAGCGCCTTGTTATTATGCTATCCATGTTCTTATTTGGCTGTGCAGATAACAACCTTGATAGCTATCAGCAACTAAAGTTTCTCTTCTCCGGGAATGAAGAAATAACGATCACCCCTGAGGCCATCAATAAACTACCCTATGCCAGTGCATTTTTAACTATTGATGACAGGCCTAAAATATTCGTCGTGCTTGCATTTGTGGACAATAACAGATTGTCTTGGATCAGCAGCAATAGAGGGATAGTAGTTACCGAGCATGGTCGAATAACAAAGACATTGAAATTCGACAATGACATTAATTACTTCTTGGGTACGATTCAGGATCCATTATCTCAGGCATCCATCACCTCGGGTGCGCAGTTCAGTTACAGCGCCGAATGGGCAAAGGATCGCCGCAGCGGAAGGAGTATGCACAGTGTATTCCGGCAGCTCGCGGATGAAAACCTGGATATAAACGGCACCATCATTGTGACCTCTCTCTATGAGGAAACAGTGCAGTCGATAAAAGATAATCAAACATGGAAGAATTATTACTGGTTGGACAAAAAATCTGGCCTGATCCGAAAGACCATTCAAAAGCTAGGCCCTGACAACAGCACCATAGAGATGGTCTTTACCAAGCCTTACTCATCATGAAAAAAATAATACTCTCGTTATTGATAGGCTATGCACCCTTGCTTCACGCTGACAGCGTTACCAAAGTAGTCTTCGGTAATGTCAATACTACCACCATCTCCCTTTCGGATAGTCAGCGTCTTGAACAGCTACTGAATAATGCCAAGCTGCCTGATCATGTCTATTGGCCTGCCGCCATCATTTCATCCCCCACAGAGGAGCATCTGGCACAGCAAGCCAAAGAGCATTTGCTCAGCGATTTGAAATCACTCCAGGTGATATGGATGAGAGAACATCAAGGTGGTCTGGTTCAAACAACCCAGCAACTGTTGCGAGAGCTGGATCAGCTTGATATCACAGGCAGGATTGATATAAAGCTGGATCCCGATCTCAGCAGAATTGAACCTGGCAACAACCCTCGTTTGGTCGGTAACTATTCACTCTATGTCTCTCCTCGGCCATCCCATTTATATTTGATGGGTTTAATCAATAGCCGCAAATCATTGCCTCATGAGCATGGAAAAGGTTTGGCCGAATATTGGCAGGGCCATAGTTTATTGGCCGGTGCCAACCCGGGTGAGGTATACCTTATCCAGCCAGATGGCAGCATCCAGTTATCCCCCGTGGCCGTATGGAATGAATATCATATAGAGCCCATGCCCGGTGCAACATTGTTTGCCGGGTTCGCTCCCGAGTTACTGCCTGCCAAATTTAAAAACATCAATCTCCGTATTGCCGAAATGATTGCTAATCGGATACCCGAGTAATGCTAACCAGAATCGCCACTCTCTCTATTCTTGTCTCTCCTGTCGCTTGCGCCAATACGGATAGTTTCTCCCCTACCTTTCCCACCCAGAGTGACTTTGGTGGCGTAGGTCTGCTCCAGATGCCAACGGCGCGCATGGCCCCAGAAGGCGAGTTCTCGTTCAACTACATGGATAACCAGGAATATCGACGCTGGTCTATCTCCATGCAGCCATTCGACTGGCTGGAAGCCACCCTGAGATACACCGACATTCGCACCCGGCTGTATAGCAATGATGAGAACTTCAGTGGCGATCAAACCTATAAAGACAAGGGGATGGATGTCAAAGCCAGACTCTGGAATGAATCCACCTGGCGCCCTCATGTCTCTGTCGGGCTTCGCGATGTCATGGGGACCGGACTCTTTGACAGTGAGTACATAGTTGCCAGCAAGCGGTACCAGAACCTGGATTTCACCCTGGGCATGGCATGGGGAAATATGGGGCAGAGTGGCAACATCAAGAACCCCTTCTGTGAAGCTCGTGAGGCCTGGTGCCAACGCGACGACGGGTTCTCGGGCAGTGGTGGCAAATTTGAGTTTGGCAGCCTGTTCCATGGACCTGCCGCACTCTTTGGCGGGATAGAGTACCAGACGCCCTGGCAACCATTGAGGTTGAAGCTTGAATACGATGGCAATGACTACAGTCACGAGTCGGCAGGCGTCATAACACA from Aeromonas rivipollensis carries:
- a CDS encoding YgdI/YgdR family lipoprotein; this encodes MKRLMMVLVCMLGLVACSSQYIMSTRDGKMITTDSKPTLDEDTGMYRYYDAEGREVHIKKDDITQIMER
- a CDS encoding AraC family transcriptional regulator — encoded protein: MSPRMEVVARQPQLEVALISSQGGGYPRHTHEEYVLSANLSGQERIWFDGKEQEVVPGQVTLYNPLTMQASTFGEDTHFISLHLSQERVKSLLDEAGLLSGQSPPAFMEGVHQIPTLFDAILDLHRHPSANQREEALVRLLAALQRTSDPTPRLLQGRLPQLLDYMRDHLSQEISLDDLCQVACCSKFHLVRSFQQALHVPPIHYFNQLRLMEARRRLLQGEKPSQIALALGFYDQSHMSNAFRRVMGISPSRYGAPGTNST
- a CDS encoding YjbF family lipoprotein, whose protein sequence is MLTKRLVIMLSMFLFGCADNNLDSYQQLKFLFSGNEEITITPEAINKLPYASAFLTIDDRPKIFVVLAFVDNNRLSWISSNRGIVVTEHGRITKTLKFDNDINYFLGTIQDPLSQASITSGAQFSYSAEWAKDRRSGRSMHSVFRQLADENLDINGTIIVTSLYEETVQSIKDNQTWKNYYWLDKKSGLIRKTIQKLGPDNSTIEMVFTKPYSS
- a CDS encoding capsule biosynthesis GfcC D2 domain-containing protein, coding for MKKIILSLLIGYAPLLHADSVTKVVFGNVNTTTISLSDSQRLEQLLNNAKLPDHVYWPAAIISSPTEEHLAQQAKEHLLSDLKSLQVIWMREHQGGLVQTTQQLLRELDQLDITGRIDIKLDPDLSRIEPGNNPRLVGNYSLYVSPRPSHLYLMGLINSRKSLPHEHGKGLAEYWQGHSLLAGANPGEVYLIQPDGSIQLSPVAVWNEYHIEPMPGATLFAGFAPELLPAKFKNINLRIAEMIANRIPE
- a CDS encoding LysE family translocator, coding for MSLSLCLDIGLANMAMITLAMSRGFSHGFWLGVGTCVGDLIYAMLAMAGMAVLLQFEMVRWSLWIFGSVTLIWLTIKMGYAALQAQDGELNGVAQSGGRWRLFGRGMVLALSSPTAILWFAAVGGAIIARQGADPLNAGLFLSGFFSAGIFWALVLCTLAYQGGRLLGEKMVRFSYLASALIFAYFACYVIYQGYVEFVPGAP
- a CDS encoding SLBB domain-containing protein; the protein is MKVITAPWILAAISLNIFAAPQISPQMMEQFKRLPPAEQQALAKQYGISTEQLNSASAITPVTPSVPVAAPRELDYSQVSQRPLVAGVAQPGDLQPFGYNVFAGEPILDAPITDMPVADDYVIGPGDEIHVQLYGKENAVYDLSVGREGFIDFPSLGPISASGLTFQQFRSDLESRIKEQMIGVNSFISFGSMRSMQVFVMGDAYRPGAYNVSGMATVTQVLQAAGGIDTVGSLRKIQVKRAGQNVIDVDLYKMLVWGDTSQDIRLQAGDTVFVPAKGSEVAINGLVKRPAIYELRNSAPLADVLALAGGVKAAALQEVSVERHSDRGLRVFNLTLANAHDRLFSIRDGDKISVKPSSTEYSQAIVVKGAVVRDGVYSFSPGTRVSTILQSVERDLISATDLSYALVVREIDSQRNISVIQFNLGNALQHPGGKDDVLLQARDQVLVFRNDTTDRLRETATTSTKVKDLKAKSRELDNAAMMRTDASTGANVTNDDLNTDSQIKLSSLSDKTATDAVVADSRQALLAPVIERLKAQSTQGQPVKIMEVRGEVKYPGLYPLSERSRMSDAILAAGGFNEQANIVELSRVNERGDSILVQNERFSLDTANSPYSSPILQSKDNINVLPHPQWREEATVQVFGEVKFPGTYTVRRGESLHDLIERVGGITAYANPNGAIFARKALRQQEEQRLVMLRDELRQEISTMTLRRQSTIANYSSSPAEAMTVVNQLENSKAIGRMTIDMPALLSGEKQSDILLEDGDKLYIPTMQNVVSIAGMVQFPSSHIYKEDTSVNEYISLAGGTKKQADTDRVYVIKANGSVMLPNDSWFGGRKSLEPGDTIIVPVDSDYLDNLSIMSSATQIMYQLGVAWSAIK
- a CDS encoding Wzz/FepE/Etk N-terminal domain-containing protein — encoded protein: MEAQKANVIPLPRDMSPVSDEIDLRELVIALWHGKWWIFSTTIIATGLAVAFALWSPNIYRAEALLTPSLEQQGGGLSALASRFGGLASLAGVDLGNKGGDKASIAIEVGKSRLFLGDFIRHHQLAVPLIAATGMDKTTGELIIDPQIYDALTQKWVREVPAGKSPEPTDWELIKAFRGLVSLNSDPKTGLLTVSVDFYSPLLAKQWVDWLINDLNHTMKQRDQEEAKRNISYLTEQLSKTSVADMQKVFYQLIEEQTKTLMLAEVNQEYVFKVLDPAVIAEEKIKPKRALIVVLGALLGGMLGVMIVLVRFAFRHDKK